A stretch of DNA from Bicyclus anynana chromosome 23, ilBicAnyn1.1, whole genome shotgun sequence:
CAATAGCTATCAGTGGCGAAGTATGGcgttttgacgaaggtaagccgtcccaaagaaaaggaaatttataTACCGCTTGATAAACTCTGGGTTCTTATACCTCCGTACATATAATTCATACAATAATGAAAATGTacatatgtatggatttttaaaaggtaactcggcgggaatcggcctgtatggactcttcgccgctgctagctatttgtatgaaaatttgcATGGGTAAATTTGCGGAAATCGTACTAAGCGTgttctaatttatattaattttattgtgaaaattGTTAGTACAAAGCACTATTATTTTTTGACCCGACTGCACCAGAAGATGGgtaatgtttttttgtaaactaGACAGCTATTTATAACTATTGGTTTCTCTCGTACCTGCTAAGAGTTTTATGTATattacaggttttttttttccttattaggttaattaattcttcatttatttataaatataaacgaaaatctttttttcatttacaattttgtaGGTATTCGAAGATTTAAGTTATGTTCGCGTgaaatatatgtttatattttgttattgatgGACTGAATAACCTTATCCTTTGGTCTAcgaatatgtatgtttttttgataTGGGCTCGAGAAGTCTTTGAGTTGAactttaatatgtatgtatttccaATTTGCTCCAAGGTTGGATCTTTAGGAtgattacataaatatttttttcgtgtaAATTGGAATATGTGAATTTTATTCGAAAATGGCCGCAGGGAAGCGTATTTAGCATGTTTCCGTGACTCCTCTACACCATCGATTATTACCAACAATACAAATACCATAGAATGGTGCATAATGGCTACAATCATTAATAGCACACATAAACTAGGAAAAGGATCGGCTCCGTATCTCCTCGAGTCATCcggtattctttgtataaaacacAACGCACACTAATCGGAATATTAACGCAATCGCCTCGCCTCGATGTAAGCGTACGACTCGCCATATTTCTCCTAATCGTGGCCAATTTGTCTTACACGTTTGTCTGAAAACCGACCGATTTTCACTGATAAGGGGCAATTAATGTAGGCGATAATGCTCACATTACACGATCACGCTCGCGACCGATCTTGAAAATCCCCATCTTCCGTTATGGTCGATGGTGTAGAGGAGCCATTatatgctcagaccaattattgtattggacctgcctcgctagacgttacttttctgtcaaagtatatgaacAACGATCTAATGGGATtacaaaaactgtttctatagaatcgatgttaaatagttgtaattgtgttcgtcggttaaagagctcctaaaaaatgtttttgtgaagttgaatgggcaaaaacttctagtttagtataagataaatCGAAGCtttcctcagaaaatggcagacaattttgcttgtggctatgagtgtgatacaggtccttctataattggtctgagattataTGCGAGTACTTACTCGTACCACTTAATTTGTGTTACGTACTTCAATTGAACCATTATATCACTAGAttcaggtaataaaaaaaattggtaacaATTTACTAAAGGTAAgcagttataatttttttatgacaaaaatTACCAACATATTCCAAtttgcaacaaaaaaataatatgtaagcGTATAATGCacgtttattaatattttataatgatttaagTTTTTGCTAAAGACGTTAAGACGTTATAATATTTAgttctattaaaatatatacatttgtcaaaaggaaataatatttatcagcaataatatattttcaagttgAGGATCGTCATACTGCAGTTGAGAAATATTTGTCAAAATATAGTctgacaaaatcaaaaatcaaaatcaaaaatcatttatttcaagtaggctcagtttacaagcacttttgacacgtcagttgactatttgtaaagattctaccaccggttcggaaggcaggttctgctgagaagataccggcaagaaactcaacagttgctctttttgtGAAATACGTTTTTTAACGAATACTACTTAAACGATTGAATTATGTTGtattttaacttgaaaataacTATTGTTGATTACAAAATGTACTCGATTGCAATCGAAAAGAAGTACTTTtgatgtgtatgtatgtatcctGTTTACGTTCATTAACAATAAAACGGAGTGCCGTATTGTAGCTATTATTATAGGACTTTTATGGGCATAACTCATTGGATCCCTCCTGCGAGTGATCAGCATCACCTCGTTACTCGGTGTGCACTCGTCGACAGAGGGGTCCAGTGAGTTGTGACCTTTATGTGGAATGTTAGCAAACCACTTGTATGAAACGAAATATTTAGGAAAGAAAAATCTAACGTCAATTCGAATTGTTAAATACTTGCGGATTTAATGTGTACAGTACTTTCGGAGTGATATACCTTACAAGCATTTTATTTGCTTACTTATTAATACTTAAAACGATCAGTTACATAAAAGGAGattgcaaaattaattaaatatatcagaTAACATATTGATGATTTTAAGACGaagttaaatgtttttaatttcgcAAAAAGATACCTAGTTTGTATAACGGTAGATTTTTCTTTACCCTAGAAATTTTCTTTCAGCACTAGTGCTGTAAAGCTAAATTCTTGTTTGCATTATACGGGGTTGTTGTTATGTTAATCTTAGTATTACGGTTTATAAGAGTTTCATGAATACGTTTAATAATAGTACTCAAGTGTGTTTACGGCCGTACATCTTAGCTGATTAATGTGTCCCCCCCCGGCATAGTGGCCGGTGTCGGGGGGGGCGTGTAGTTTGGCtttgtttttaatcaaattgtGTTATTTATCAACGAGCAAATAAATACGTTtcataatataatgatttttgtaattatttttgaccGTCCACCTTTCGGGGCGTTTTCAGATTCAGATATATCACTTGTATGACGAGAACACACCCACCGCGAGCAACCGTGGTCGTATCAAAAGTAATTACGAAAATCATGCGCGATCGATGACTCGACTAAGCGGTTGGTGTGTTCTTGCAGAGTCGGATAACGAAAGCGCCCCTTCGTCGACCCCCACCAAGTCGTCCCCCGATGACGCTCAGAAAGTTGCGCGCACGAAGTCTCAGGAGTTGATCTTGCTGGAGAGGATCCAGGCGGAGGCAGCCGCCTTCTACAGCTACGACTCTCTACCTCCAGCGGAACCGGTCGTGATCGAACGCAAGATCGACAGAACCAATCTAGCGTCCAAATACGACAAGTTGACCCTCGATGAAATTGCAGGTAAAAAACAAGCGGAAAGAGCCAATTCATTGGACTTCAAAGTTTTGTCCTTAGACGAGATTAGAGCTAGGAAGAAAATATCCGACGCCGTGATACACACTACGCCTATAACGTTGAATTTGAATCGAAAAAGAAAGCTATCTACCCACGAAACACTTACAACGTCAGGGAACAAAATAATCAAAGTAGTTAGAAGCAATTCCATTGTGTATAAGAAGTTAGATCAAAACGTACCAACACAACCCAGTCAAGCCAAAGTGGAACAGAAAAAACCCGATGAAGGCAGTAGGAAACGCACTCTATCCGAAATTAGTGATATTTATGATATACAAGAAGACGAATTAGTGGACAATTGTTACGAATTTAAACGTATAAAAATCGCGGAACAAATCCCCAAGCCTAGACTAGTTAGGAATAGGAGTGCTACTAAATCGATTAGCGAAAGCAAAGACGAAGAAGCAGATATATCTAGCAAAAATGGCGACGATTCGGACACAGAAGTGCAATTTGTGAGCATGGAGATACATGAAGTAAATACAGATATAACGACTATAATCGACGATGATGTAATAGACGTTGAAACGTCCAAAATGGGTGAACCAATCGATATAGTAGATCTATGTGAGGATAAAGAGGACAGTGTGATCACAGCTTCggatttagatttagatttagTTAAGAATGTCCCAGATGTAGTCGCGAGTTGTCATAAAAACTTAAGTAAAAACGATCCCGCCACGGATGTGATAAACGATATAGACGCTTATTTGGATGAGGTGTTATGATCCAAAATTGAAGTGATTTTTTGGATTTTGATAACGTGGTTGGAACCGTTCGGCTGATGTAAAGTGCAGTGAAAGTACAAATGTACAGTTAGAAGTAAAAGTAGACATATGATTTGTAGGTTTTATTTTACGGGTTACTACTAAATGTAGACATGTTTGAGTCCAGCCATtcaacttttttcataatttgtatttcaagatttaacactaacattaattacgtaaatacgtaaattaatatcttaattgttaatatttacttttaaaaatactcccatcttatttcttaagtttttgtaaatagttttttaaatatttaaaaacttgacACGcattttttcttgaataatattgaaaattacaaatgcgacgcttcgtgtcatactgattcgagaatgtattcgtttttgaattttgtgctTGAGACGtttacgacaccgtcgtgttccatgcgttctatctgcctattattttttaatctctgttatattcataaaaaatgcattatttaatatttacttcaTCTAGTTTTAACTTTTAGTTCATTAATATCTTGAAATACTTGTACTTGAAATGTGGGATGGCTGTAATTCATATCaatttttgaaaacaaataatctttaatatgATCTACGCTCAAGTACTTTAGAATCTAACTTTATTGTTTACGTTATATATGGGTTAGATTGTAATTTATCAcattattgtaggtaagtaggtacttccaagacattttttttatatttagtcttTACTTGCATCACAAAGTAGtgcaaattaattatacatgttgttatcaacccatattcggctcactgctgagccgaatatgggtcttctctcagaatgagaggggttaggccaatagtccacctggcccaatgcggattggcagacttcacacacgcagagattaaagaaaattctctggtatgcaggtttgttcaccgtttgagaaacgtgatatttaatttcttaaaatgcacacaactgaaaagtgggaggtgcatgcggaatcggaggcagaggttatattcactgggctatcacggctatcataATAGGCCCTATCTACCTTTTAGTCTCATCATAATCTTGAGAGTTACGTAGTAAAAGCATGACTTACCataatgtaagtaggtacttggtTGAGTAATCATTATAAAGGCTATCATATGTGTTTGGAACTTTGGAATAGGTCGGCTATTAtgatttttctttcaaaaatcgtCTATGATTCAATATTCATCAGAGAAATATTTGTAACGGTGTATAGCTAAGGGTTGTTATGTAGCTAAATATTCTGGCTACTGAGCACAAGTCTCATATTATTTCGGAGAAAATAAGGAGGTGAATGGTTACAgttataattacattaattaatgaagtttcctttaaaaaaaacttactgtaGTTTATCTGTATCTACCTTACCAAAGTTACTTGAAAAGGTTatagataaaagaaaattaGAGGTTTGAATGGTAAGCTCCttaccaattattattttgagtGTTAGGTAAATACGAATATACCTACTGAATAATCCAGgctaaaatatttagttttttaaatattgtaaccATATTCGACATAAATAGGTtttagtattgtttttattactctatggttttcatttattttatgaagaCACAATTGCTGTTAAATGTTCAaagagctttaattaaaataattcggatttttcatttgttttattcgAATTTCAGTATTTCGTTATACCTACGTAACGGTAATTCCTGACCGTTTTTTAAAGgagttaaatatataaacaactaACAAAACCTCgcagtttcaaccgcgtagttctcgtgggaatacggggataaaatatagcctgtgttactccctgataatgtagctttcaattggtgaaagaatagttcaaatcggtccagtagtttttaggTTTAtacgttacatacaaaattaccaTATTTTTAACCGTTGTCTTTCTGAGGGAATTTTTCCTTCTATTTGGAAATCAGCTCGTATCGTACCCGTGCACAAAAGTGGTTCAAGAAGAGATATTGAGAACTATCGTCCGATCTCAATATTACCGGCTCTGTCAAAGCTTTTCGAGCGTCTCGTGCATAAAAGTATTTATCCCTCGCTACATGGGAAAATAATCGAGCAGCAGCATGGCTTT
This window harbors:
- the LOC112050961 gene encoding uncharacterized protein LOC112050961 isoform X1; its protein translation is MMESPRKFNDCYFYYYSTCTKGDSCVFRHEPSALGCETMCSAWQQGKCMDKGCKLRHMELRKNRKQIACYWETQPGGCRKKHCPFMHKNPDARTDGIAPSQPAPVVSANALNNMPESVEQGIPLSAGVPVSAVPQPAPAPAPVPLLWQQQRQQAGPPLVLDSAILGVLPGTSELLPRRVVAAHAHAHSHAHAHAHAHAHAHEQPAPYAPLPVDPLVVNFEEESDNESAPSSTPTKSSPDDAQKVARTKSQELILLERIQAEAAAFYSYDSLPPAEPVVIERKIDRTNLASKYDKLTLDEIAGKKQAERANSLDFKVLSLDEIRARKKISDAVIHTTPITLNLNRKRKLSTHETLTTSGNKIIKVVRSNSIVYKKLDQNVPTQPSQAKVEQKKPDEGSRKRTLSEISDIYDIQEDELVDNCYEFKRIKIAEQIPKPRLVRNRSATKSISESKDEEADISSKNGDDSDTEVQFVSMEIHEVNTDITTIIDDDVIDVETSKMGEPIDIVDLCEDKEDSVITASDLDLDLVKNVPDVVASCHKNLSKNDPATDVINDIDAYLDEVL
- the LOC112050961 gene encoding uncharacterized protein LOC112050961 isoform X2, translating into MMESPRKFNDCYFYYYSTCTKGDSCVFRHEPSALGCETMCSAWQQGKCMDKGCKLRHMELRKNRKQIACYWETQPGGCRKKHCPFMHKNPDARTDGIAPSQPAPVVSANALNNMPESVEQGIPLSAGVPVSAVPQPAPAPAPVPLLWQQQRQQGPPLVLDSAILGVLPGTSELLPRRVVAAHAHAHSHAHAHAHAHAHAHEQPAPYAPLPVDPLVVNFEEESDNESAPSSTPTKSSPDDAQKVARTKSQELILLERIQAEAAAFYSYDSLPPAEPVVIERKIDRTNLASKYDKLTLDEIAGKKQAERANSLDFKVLSLDEIRARKKISDAVIHTTPITLNLNRKRKLSTHETLTTSGNKIIKVVRSNSIVYKKLDQNVPTQPSQAKVEQKKPDEGSRKRTLSEISDIYDIQEDELVDNCYEFKRIKIAEQIPKPRLVRNRSATKSISESKDEEADISSKNGDDSDTEVQFVSMEIHEVNTDITTIIDDDVIDVETSKMGEPIDIVDLCEDKEDSVITASDLDLDLVKNVPDVVASCHKNLSKNDPATDVINDIDAYLDEVL